A genome region from Anopheles stephensi strain Indian chromosome 2, UCI_ANSTEP_V1.0, whole genome shotgun sequence includes the following:
- the LOC118506202 gene encoding fumarylacetoacetate hydrolase domain-containing protein 2-like: protein MIANIAVRAGGASTRLSTNFVTAIGSKCSGWNSAQNVSSRRFISQSTAKAMRFVQYRSAAKGDRQRLGVLSEDGTQVSDISDRYEGDLITLIRSGVSLDEVKASVAKASPVKVDSVELLAPVTNPQKILCVGLNYSGHCEEQNKPIPKEPMFFSKYATTIVGPYDNVIAHRISDQIDWEVELAVIIGKRAKSVSKANAMDYVFGYTVAQDISARDWQKLRNGGQFLIGKSMDTFCPLGPAAVHKSLVKDPHQLSIKCSVNGVEKQNGSTSELIFRIDDIIERVTQSITLLPGDVILTGTPAGVGMHRKPAEFLKPGDVIDSEIEGLGKIKNKVVADA from the exons ATGATCGCCAACATTGCTGTACGCGCTGGTGGTGCCAGTACTCGGCTGTCAACCAACTTCGTCACTGCCATTGGAAGCAAGTGTTCCGGCTGGAATTCCGCACAGAACGTTTCCTCCAGAAG ATTCATCTCGCAATCCACCGCTAAAGCAATGCGCTTCGTACAGTATCGTTCGGCGGCTAAGGGTGACAGGCAGCGGCTCGGTGTGTTATCGGAAGACGGTACGCAGGTGTCCGACATTTCTGACCGATATGAAGGTGACCTGATAACGCTCATCCGCTCGGGCGTTTCGCTCGATGAGGTGAAAGCGTCCGTCGCGAAGGCGAGTCCGGTGAAGGTGGACAGTGTTGAGCTGCTGGCACCGGTCACGAACCCACAGAAGATTCTGTGCGTTGGGCTCAACTATAGTGGCCACTGCGAGGAGCAGAACAAACCGATTCCGAAGGAACCGATGTTCTTCAGCAAATATGCGACGACCATCGTTGGTCCGTACGACAACGTTATCGCACACCGCATATCGGAC CAAATCGATTGGGAGGTTGAGCTGGCTGTCATCATCGGCAAGAGGGCCAAAAGCGTCAGTAAAGCGAACGCAATGGATTATGTGTTCGGGTACACGGTGGCTCAAGATATTTCGGCGCGCGATTGGCAGAAGCTGCGCAACGGTGGCCAGTTCCTGATCGGTAAGTCGATGGATACCTTCTGTCCGCTTGGGCCGGCTGCCGTGCACAAGTCGCTGGTGAAGGATCCTCACCAGCTGTCGATCAAGTGTAGCGTGAATGGGGTGGAAAAGCAGAACGGAAGCACGAGCGAGCTGATTTTCCGCATTGACGACATCATCGAGCGCGTGACACA GTCCATTACGCTACTGCCGGGCGACGTTATTCTGACGGGAACGCCGGCCGGTGTCGGTATGCATCGTAAGCCGGCCGAATTTCTTAAACCGGGTGATGTGATCGATAGCGAGATCGAGGGACTTGGCAAAATTAAGAACAAGGTCGTTGCTGACGCGTAA
- the LOC118506205 gene encoding uncharacterized protein LOC118506205 translates to MAQGKLKVKSKAPPNLKKGQGNKKKGTAFSKRKNAPIQSKKHKFEEAHKLKQVITKTVNKKNEDDIRKVAYEGQKNLSQAQLAVQEHHRKQGQNDEAGSSK, encoded by the exons ATGGCTCAGGGAAAGTTGAAAGTAAAATCGAAAGCACCACCAAACCTAAAGAAGGGCCAGGGaaacaagaaaaagggaaCCGCATTTAGCAAGCGAAAAA ATGCACCAATTCAGtcgaagaaacacaaattcgAAGAGGCACACAAACTGAAGCAGGTCATTACGAAAACAGTGAACAAGAAGAACGAGGACGATATACGGAAGGTTGCGTACGAAGGACAGAAGAACCTCAGCCAAGCGCAATTGGCCGTGCAGGAACATCATCGCAAACAGGGCCAGAATGATGAGGCGGGTTCTTCGAAATAG
- the LOC118506204 gene encoding 39S ribosomal protein L35, mitochondrial, with protein MIRSLAALALRQAVQTRPFVGRIAPVASAFATPAGRNFSTFLRSNAIISPVRTTIAAPSNKTCLMEPSTSSRLLDAVAVSPVLQTQPNRTVIKFSLRKGKRKTVKAVVKRFKRLDWGGWIRTISGRHKKMWRKKGNRKRRLRQHVLVNGAQATLLDKMVTKYWKRPRYYINDPYAPYHTREEFVYTRRKALK; from the exons ATGATCCGGAGTTTAGCTGCTTTGG ctTTACGCCAAGCGGTACAAACAAGGCCCTTCGTCGGTCGGATTGCGCCGGTTGCTTCCGCGTTTGCAACCCCCGCTGGACGTAACTTTTCCACATTTTTACGATCCAATGCAATTATTTCGCCTGTTCGCACCACGATCGCAGCACCATCGAACAAAACATGTCTCATGGAACCATCCACATCGAGCAGGCTGCTGGACGCAGTAGCCGTATCTCCGGTGCTACAAACGCAACCGAACCGGACAGTGATTAAGTTTTCGCTCCGCAAAGGCAAGAGGAAGACGGTAAAAGCGGTGGTGAAGCGATTTAAGCGTCTGGATTGGGGTGGTTGGATACGAACCATCTCTGGCCGGCATAAGAAAATGTGGCGCAAGAAAGGAAACCGTAAGCGGCGTCTACGGCAGCACGTTCTCGTGAACGGGGCGCAAGCTACGCTGCTGGATAAGATGGTTACGAAGTACTGGAAGCGTCCGCGGTACTACATTAACGATCCGTACGCACCGTACCACACCAGGGAGGAGTTTGTGTACACCAGAAGAAAGGCACTGAAGTGA
- the LOC118506203 gene encoding U1 small nuclear ribonucleoprotein A produces the protein MDIRPNHTIYINNLNEKINKEELKKSLYAIFSQFGQILDIVAYKTLKMRGQAFIIFKEISSATNAMRTMQGFPFYDKPMRINYSKTDSDMIAKLKGTFQERPKRVKQPKPVQTEDKKAKKLKNAGEVGATNNSATAEQPPNQILFLTNLPEETNEMMLSMLFNQFPGFKEVRLVPNRHDIAFVEFATELQSGAAREALQGFKITPTHAMKISFAKK, from the coding sequence ATGGATATCCGACCAAATCACACCATTTACATCAACAATCTGAACGAGAAAATCAACAAGGAGGAGCTGAAAAAGTCCCTGTACGCTATCTTCTCCCAGTTCGGTCAGATCCTCGATATCGTCGCGTACAAAACGCTGAAAATGCGTGGCCAGGCATTTATCATCTTCAAAGAAATCTCCAGCGCAACGAACGCGATGCGCACGATGCAAGGCTTCCCGTTCTACGACAAACCGATGCGCATCAACTACTCCAAAACCGACAGTGATATGATCGCGAAGCTGAAGGGCACGTTCCAGGAGCGGCCGAAGCGCGTGAAGCAACCGAAACCGGTACAGACGGAGGACAAGAAGGcgaagaaattgaaaaacgCCGGCGAGGTCGGTGCGACAAACAATTCGGCCACGGCGGAACAGCCACCGAACCAAATTCTGTTCCTCACGAACCTGCCGGAGGAAACGAACGAGATGATGCTGTCGATGTTGTTCAACCAGTTCCCGGGCTTCAAGGAGGTGCGCCTGGTACCGAACCGGCACGACATTGCGTTCGTGGAGTTTGCGACCGAGCTGCAGAGTGGCGCGGCGCGAGAAGCACTGCAAGGATTCAAGATTACACCGACGCACGCGATGAAGATATCGTTTGCGAAGAAGTAA
- the LOC118506201 gene encoding quinone oxidoreductase-like protein 2 homolog, producing the protein MFRLVKPKIVSVIFDSSLKHSKYSYLCALRYAHRAAVLREAGKPVVLETVKKVEKLKSDEVRIKVHYCSLNSTDVKIITGKHAELNVPLPFIPGHEFSGEIVEIGKENPHFFNRGDRVVVMNDLQDPNGGLITEAVVKNRDVWPVPQTVPLREMAVLPYGHGTALLAFALHCNLKENDLILITAGPAGMGLAAIDLAVSVYKAKVIAVCDTESSTDLVREKGAHKVLSMTKNNFTKLYKNVQDAMDGKKAKVAYDAVGKGLLHLLADFVDPANGKLISVDPFYNASKFPTEVPEFDRPKRKEKDEKPAEAEAKAKLIQDVRHFDLYEYPDLDTYRQMISDTIEMRSEGMIAGHISKTFPLAKIQQAIEFVQQKQCTGKVLIDVQCPDGDDDDCPDAKEKKAKSKEAEEKKKSKD; encoded by the exons ATGTTCCGCTTGGTAAAACCGAAAATTGTGAGTGTGATATTCGATAGTTCGTTGAAGCACAGCAAATACAGCTATCTTTGTGCACTGCGATATGCTCACCGGGCTGCTGTGCTACGGGAGGCCGGCAAACCGGTCGTTCTGGAAACCGTtaaaaaggtggaaaaactTAAAAGCGATGAG GTGCGAATAAAGGTACACTACTGCAGTCTCAATTCGACCGACGTCAAAATCATTACCGGCAAGCATGCCGAACTtaacgtcccgctacccttcATTCCCGGGCATGAATTTTCCGGTGAAATCGTTGAGATCGGGAAGGAAAATCCGCACTTTTTCAACCGGGGCGACCGGGTGGTCGTTATGAACGATCTGCAAGATCCGAACGGGGGGCTCATAACGGAGGCGGTCGTAAAAAATCGGGACGTATGGCCGGTGCCACAAACGGTGCCGCTGCGTGAAATGGCCGTCCTACCGTACGGGCACGGAACCGCCCTGCTAGCGTTTGCTTTGCACTGTAATTTGAAGGAAAACGATTTGATACTGATAACGGCGGGACCGGCCGGTATGGGGCTGGCTGCGATCGATTTGGCCGTCAGCGTGTACAAAGCGAAGGTGATTGCGGTGTGCGACACGGAAAGCAGTACCGATCTGGTGCGGGAAAAGGGTGCCCACAAGGTGCTAAGCATGACGAAGAACAACTTCACCAAGCTGTACAAAAATGTACAGGACGCGATGGATGGCAAGAAGGCAAAGGTGGCGTACGATGCGGTAGGGAAGGGGCTGCTGCATCTGCTGGCTGATTT TGTCGATCCTGCCAACGGCAAGCTCATCTCGGTGGACCCATTTTACAACGCATCCAAGTTCCCAACGGAAGTGCCagagtttgatcgacccaagcgaaaggaaaaggatgAAAAGCCGGCGGAAGCGGAAGCGAAAGCAAAACTGATCCAAGACGTGCGTCACTTCGATTTGTACGAGTATCCGGATTTGGACACTTACCGGCAGATGATTTCCGACACGATCGAGATGCGGTCGGAGGGTATGATTGCGGGACACATAAGCAAAACGTTCCCGCTCGCTAAAATTCAGCAAGCGATTGAGTTTGTGCAGCAAAAACAGTGCACCGGCAAGGTGCTAATCGATGTCCAGTGTCCGGATGGTGACGATGACGATTGTCCCGAtgcaaaggaaaagaaggCGAAGAGCAAAGAGGcagaggagaagaagaaatcgaaaGATTGA